In the genome of Chaetodon trifascialis isolate fChaTrf1 chromosome 21, fChaTrf1.hap1, whole genome shotgun sequence, the window tgtgtgtgtgtgtgtgcgcgtgcgtgcgtgcgtgcgtgcgtgtgtgaataATTAGGTTAGCTGCTGAATCAAACGCTGCAAAAAAATAGTGAGAAGCAGTCTAatacagagggagaggaaagatcTCAGCAGACTGCTGAGGAGGTAATTAAGTCATCTTTAACAAACCCTGTGGAATTGGCCTCCATTAAAACCCctggcctctcctcctcctcctcctcctcctcctcctcctcctccttcctgctgctcctcctcctctctttttttgccaTCCCATCTCTTTCATCCAACAGTTTTCTGCATTTGCATCACAGCTTTTCGGTCAATGCTGTTTGCAGCCTTGCATTGGGCTCATCTCGCTCTCTATCTTCATCTCCTTTGCCCTCCTCTTGTTCCCATGGTTACCTGATGACCCTGTGGGTATTTAGAATTGGAAAAGCATTTTGTCTAATTGCACGTGTGCCACCAGCCTTGTCTTCCTCACTGCCTTCATTCCCCATCTCATATCAATTCAACCAAGTTCTatacctccctccctccctccctccctcccttcctccatcctgtcctcctcttgcttttttttcccctccataGCTGCAGAGGATGACAGCCTGGGAGAAGCCGACAGGCaggttgtcatggcaacagcaaACAGGTAGCTGCAGGGtacagagcaggtgaggagagaaggtagagagggagaggaaggatggTCTGGGGCATTAAAGTGAGCGCGTGGcgcctccctccatcctcctcaccTTTTGACTCGTCGCTGCTCTCTCAGGGAGTCTCTCCGTCGTTCTGGGATGGTGTGAACAGATAGCTGATATGTCAGCAGATAAGCCCAGCTGCCTGGCATCACAGCGCCATGGCAACGGGGCTTGATGAGACAAAGACTGAGAGATGGAGCAGTTAGTGGTTCACACCGCTTGCAGCGAAGCACGGGCCCTTTTTCACCCTCTGCCAAAGCGATAAACTGTCTGTCCCTGCGTTTCAACAGCTTCCTcatgcattgtgtttttttttttcctttccagcTATTGACCTGCTGTACGGAGGGATTTACTGTTTTATGTGCCAAGACTACATTTATGACAAAGACATGGAACAGATTGCcaaagaggaacagaggaaaGCCTGGAAAATGCAAGGTATTAGAGCATGAAACACACATGGCCGAACCACagcgttctgtttttatttacgtttgacacagcgtcccagctcttttggaatcagggttgtagatcTTGGCAAGAACACATCTTTCCTAAAGCTAGAAAGGGAAGCATgaaatcctgtgtgtgtgtgtgtgtgtgtgtgtgtgtgtgtgtgtgtgtgtgtgtgtgtgtgtgtgtgtgtgtgtgtgtgtgtgtgtgtgtgtgtgtgtgtgtgtgtgtgtgtgtgtgcgcgtgtgtgtgtgcgtgcgctgtgcgctgtgcactgtgtgtgttccaggCATAGGGGAGAAATACTCGACATGGGAGCCCACCAAGAGGGAGCTGGAGTTGCTCCGCCACAACCCCAAGAGGAGGAGAATCACCTCCAACTGTACCATTGGTCAGTGTTTcttatgtgcacacacacacacacacacacacacacacacacacacacacacacacacacacacacacactctcacaccaGATGTCAGTCTGGGCCTCACTCAGGTTCACAGAGAGGGCAGTGTAATgttagctgctgcagaggtgatCGAGtggggctgtttttttttctaactggTTTTTCAATAACAGTCATTTATGATTGTCACATGACAGGTGGCATCATGGTGAAGTCGGGTTAGATCCCAAAATATTCTGAGAGTGGAGTTaactttattgttattgttgtaataaaacttcattttcagtagAACAGTTGTTAGTGCAGGATAGACAACATTTAACACAACGTACTAATAAAACATCATATAAATGAAACATATTAAGACACATTCTAGATATAAAAAACCTCTGGATttgacattaaaacattaacattaaattaTGCAGAAGTCCCAAAAACAATAATTTGAAACCAAAATGTACCTGCGCATGAAGTTTAACTATCAGGAGGCAAACTGCCTACATGAAAGCCCACAGCTGACTTTAAAACACCATTAATGCTTCATGAAGGGCTGAATGGTTTATTTCTGATCTGCCTTTCCGTTATGAAACATCCAGGCCTCTCAGGTAGTCTGGGTCAGCACTGCTCACTGTTCCCACTGTCAAAACCAAACATGGAGAGGCAGCATTCAGGTTTTCTGCAGCACATACTGGGAATGAACTACCAGAGGTCAGAAGATCTCAAGAAAATTACGTTTGGGACAGCATATCTTGCACTGCACTGTAGTTTTTGTCCTACTTTTTAATCTGATTTTAATGCCTTTGTCTtcgtaaagcactttgaattgtgTTATTGTTGAAAGATGCCGTACAAACACACGTGCCTTGCCTTGCCTGTTGTAGCAATAGTTGAAAAAAAACCTGAACTTCACTGTAAAAGAAGCAATGGCATTTTCTCAAGCGATAATGGGAAGATGTGGGAAAACAGCATCTTCAAACTAGTGTGCACACTATTAATCTTGACAAAAATTTAGCTGTAAGCAATTCTGATTTGTAGAAAAGTAGCTTATGTCACTTGTTAAGCTTCAAAGTGGAGGATTTGCTGGTCTTCTCTGCTTGACGTCATTGTCCATGAAACATTTCTTTAGGTTTTTGGATTAGTTGCAGTCCTGTTTCAAACTGAGATAACGGTCAGCATTGACATCCTTTGTGATGgggggtcagggttagggttgcGCTCGCCGGTCAGTCTTGCAGGTATGAGCGGGCAGACCTTTTGTCtggagagaagagcagcagaatTTCTTTGAAGCAGCAGGGAGCGTTAGAATGAAGCAGTGTCGGGCTTTGGCAGCGTGTGGGCCCGAGGAGAGCTGCCATACGTTTAACACCTTGTAGCAGCCTGCGGGAATCTGCTCGAGCGCCGTTAACATCTCTGGCACTGTCGTAGGTGAGGGAAATTACAGGCCTGGCTGCTCATCTGTGAGAATACtaccttcctcctccctcctcctcctcctcctctgtcctcttcactTTTCCTGCTGTccctccaccttctctcctgcgcttcccttcctccctctccctctccctctgtgtgtgtgtgtgtgtgtgtgtgtgtgtgtgtgtgtgtgtgtgtgtgtctgtgtctgtgtctgtgtctgtgtctgtttgtgtgtgtgtgtctgtgtgtggggtTTGGACTGCTGTAATCCGACAAGGGTTTCCCTGCATGCAGTCCAGCGCTGCCTCAGGGACATCCACgtatgactctgtgtgtgtgtgtgtgtgtgtgtgtgtgtgtgtgtgtgtgtgtgtgtgtgtgtgtgtgtgtgtgtgtgtgtgtgtgtgtgtgtgtgtgtgtgtgtgtgtgtgtgtagcatcaGCTGCACTGCAGTTTCATTGCCCCACTGCAGCAGCCAAGAAAAATGATCTGGCTCTCTTCAGCTCTTTCCCTCcgtcctccctccaccccttctgtctctttgtctctcctctgttgccTGCCTCTCATGCGTCTCCCCTCTCCGCCCTCAGGCCTGCGAGGTCTGATAAACCTCGGCAACACGTGCTTCATGAACTGCATCGTCCAGGCGCTGACGCACACCCCGCTGCTGCGTGACTTCTTCCTGTCCGACCGACACAAGTGCGAGATGCAGAGCAACTCCTGTTTGGTGTGTGAGATGTCGCAGCTCTTCCAGGAGGTAGTCGGCTATTTGTTTTCTTCAAGAAATAAAGCTCAATAAGTGGAACCACAGAAGGgctttctctctcacatgcacaccttCCTTCTCCAGTTCTACTCAGGTCATCGGTCGCCACACATCCCCTTCCGTCTTCTCCATCTGGTGTGGACTCACGCCCGCCACCTGGCCGGCTACGAGCAGCAGGACGCCCACGAGTTCCTCATCGCAGCCCTGGACGTCCTGCACAGACACTGCAAAGGTTAGACACGGACAGCGTAACGAGAAGAGAACAGAAGACCAAAAAGTGGGAGAGACAGATGTTATGGAGGCGAGGAGaaagcagtgacagagagaggaggttttTCAGCTGAGTGTAGgagtgacaggaggagagctgggTGGGATGAGTggagatgagaggatgaaaagaggagagagagagatgcaccGGCTGAGACGCAGCACTGATCTGTGTTGGATCTCTGCGGTTCATAAGCAGAGGGGGTGGCTGTGAAGTTACACAGCATTGCTTTtagtgattgtgtgtgtgtgtttatatccaCACAGACGACAACGGGAAGAAAGCCAACAACCCCAACCACTGTAACTGCATCATCGACCAAATCTTCACAGGGGGCCTGCAGTCTGACGTCACCTGTCAAGTCTGCCAGTAAGTGTGATCGTGGGTGAGGTTTTTCCcggagaaaaacacaacacacaatccCTTTTTTAGGCCAAACCGCAGGCGCCATCGAGCCTGATAGAGCGAAGCCATGAAGTGCACCACAGCGTCGTCGTCCAGTGCAGGTCCATTGTGTTCCTGTCTTGACCGAACAGCCGCCCAAATATGACACGCTGCATTTGTCTTTCAACGTGCTGGATTAGAGCCGTGTAACTCCCTGGCCTGAGGTGACCCTCCTGTCTCTATCATTCACACAGTGCACcatcagtctcacacacacacacacacacacacacacacacacacacacacacacacacacacacacacacacacacacacacacacacacacactctgaagccTCACACTGCAGCAACAGGAAAACCCTTTCATGGCACACAGTGGATCTCTAGCTCCACATGGTGGCGGTCAAAGAAAGTGTGGGATCtagatgcatttttcatttaagGCGTTTAATGAGTCACTTTAAAAAGCATGAATTCTCTGAACAGTTTGAAGGACTGAGATCATTTTCAAGCTCATTCAaaggtaatgaaaacattttattttggggATTATACGCTAATGAAAACGTACTTATGAATATCAGATTCtatttctgccagtagatccACCAAAATCCTGCACATCTTTAATATGATacattattggattattattatcaatgCAGTCACCTGTAGGCACTATTTCAGTGTAGTAGGTCAATTTGGAGCccatttgaactactttatatgATGCTCACATATGTTGCACTGCAGAAACGTTCCTATAAAAGTCAACTTGTAACAAGAGTTTTTGAGGAATGAAAGAATACAGAATAAGGGACTGCTGCtacagaatgaaaataaagaaattcatGAAACGAGGTGATTTCTGTTAAAAAAGCCATAAAGTTCTCTTACCATAGAGGTGGActgtttcacttgttttctgaaaatctgACTTTCAGGACTCTAAGAGAGTAAATGGAGACtgaaaagtgcagtatttccctctgaaatgtcatGGAGCATCAGTGTATTGGAGACTAGCTGAAACATATACTCACAtccagtgtttctttttccacaTTCAGTCTAAAAAGGGGATGATTGCTGAGAGAAATAAGTGGAAAACGATGAAACAATTAGCAAAGTGAAATAATTCTTCATTATTACAGCTGAGGAGCACAAACTGGGACTCtgatgctttgtgtttgttcataTCAGAAGAAAGGTTGTTCCCAGACCAGATTTCGAAAGGAAATCCAGCTGGTTTACGATTAATTCAGTTTACTTTCCCCATTTAAAATGTAAGCCTGACACGGTGTCGGCTCATTGCTTTTGACCACAGAAAATGTATGCAGCTGAAACCACACTTACTCACCATTTATGGACACAATGATTTAGATCATATGGTCAGTTTTCACAGGTTCAGTCCAACTGAAGTGACTTAGTAATCATGGAGCAGAGTTTTGAATTAATTAGAATTGTGCTACAGCTTCTTGGCTTTGCAAGAACACAGCGGGTTAGAACAGATACTGGAAACAGCTCATCAATATGTCTTAACTGAACAATTGTGATCTGTTCTGCTGACTGGGGGGACAAGGCACAAGTGACAATGAGGTGCGTTTGAGCCCCCTGCAGGAAGAGGAGTCTGTGATACTTTCCTCCCCCATGCAGGAGAGGTGGTTTGGAGACTTTTGcctgtatgtgtgaatgtgggcGTTAATGTGGTCGTGTGTGACAGACTGGCACCCTGCCTGGCGTGTGCCACACCCCTCGCACCCAACTGGGGCTGGAACGGGCTGCAACCGCCGGCGAGCCCGGCGCGAGATAAGCGCTTAAAAGAAATGCTTGATGGTAGCTAAGGTAGTTCTTCAGAAGAACTCTCCAAATGCTCTCAGGTCGCGAATGCTATCAGCCGATGTAATTTGTTTTATACCCTTAACTGCCAGCACTAAGCTGCAGCGCGTACGTCTGAATGACGCTCAACAGTAGAATTATCTTCACCGCCCAGACGAAGAGGCTTAGCCACCAACATTAAGGAGTGCAAGGGTCTAAGCCACCGTGCCAAGATGGAGTCGATGCCAGAATTTGTGCTATCTCCctcctttgtctccctctcacTTCTGTGTGTGCCTGAATGAAGGGAAACTACAAAGGGCAGTGTCTCACTGTGCCTCCTGCGATGTGGGGAACAGGCTGGGAGATGCCAAATTAAACACAACTCCTCCGATCTGCATTAGATACAGCATCTTCATCTCCTCGCACAGACTCAGCATCTCGCATGTGTCTCCCTGTCTTCCTCCTAGCGGTGTTTCGACAACCATAGACCCGTTCTGGGATATCAGCCTGGACCTGCCGGGCTCCTCCACTCCGTTCTGGCCCCTCAGCCCCGGGGGAGACGGATCAGCACTTAACGGAGAGAGTCACACCACTGGAGCGACGACACTCACGGACTGTCTGCGCAGGTAGCCACCGTTCTAACATCTTATGTCACTTTTCATCAAGTCCCCCTTCTGCGATCAAATCTCTCTGCCACACGGTTCCAAAACGAAATCAAATAAATTCAGaaataaatgcatgcatgcagcagCTCCCAGAATCATCATATCAAAGCCCTTTAGAGAGCagtgagccacacacacacacacacacacacacacatccatgacACCCTGAAAACTAATTCCCGTTCTATCCAagtccacagagcagagatgtcAGGGataaaggcacacacacacacacatgcacactggcACTAAACCTCATCTTCTCCTGTCTAGGTTCACCAGGCCGGAGCACCTCGGCAGCAGCGCTAAGATCAAGTGCAGCGGTTGCCATAGTTACCAGGAGTCCACCAAGCAGCTGACCATGAAGAAGCTCCCCATCGTGGCCTGCTTTCACCTCAAAGTAAGACTTCGTGGGTGTGCTTCGACTGCTCATTTCAGCCATGCGGGTTTATCGGAGCGGCGCTCTGACACtcgtttctttgttttcagaggTTTGAACATTCAGCCAAACTGCGGCGGAAGATCACAACATACGTTTCCTTCCCATTGGAGCTGGACATGACCCCCTTCATGGCCTCCAGGTGAGAACAATCCAAACGGAGACTGGAAGCAATCAGCtcagaacagaaaaataaagaagtaaGTTGTCCAAAGACTCGAAAGGAAATGGAAAGGTGGAAGGAAGGCCGGTTTTCTGGCCACATGCTACATGGCCTCAGCATGTTCGTAGCACTGTTGTCCCGGTGTGTGAGACTGACTCAACACCTGGGTTTACACACTAGTGTACTAATAAAAATACAGGGATTAAAACTAAGATGAGCACAAAACAGAGAGTCACATCTCAGTAAATgctccttttcctccctgtttttgttggatttgtagattgaactgtttttttgtttgtttgttttttgtttttagttggTGTTGTTGTGACAaagtttgttgtgtgtttcagtaaaGAGAGCAGGATGAACGGGCAGTACCAGCAGACCGTGGACCCCTTCAACAATGACAATAAGTAAGGCAAACTCCTGTTATAAATGAAGATCTGAAGCAGCACAGGACCCAAACATTCCAAAAGCAGCCCGTTTATCACAATGCATTGTGGGTTTGCAGCAAATGCACATAGAAATATGCATTCAGTGCACTGCTCTCTGACcagttttcagtgtgtcagttgTTTGTAGTTGCAGCATTCATGCAGTCTGCGTGTTCAGCCCTGTTGCAGCATTAAGcctctttcccctcttcctgtttcagatACAGTCTTTTTGCAGTGGTGAACCACCAGGGGACACTAGAGAGCGGCCATTACACCACCTTCATCCGCCAGCACAAGGACCAGTGGTTCAAATGCGACGACGCCATCATCACCAAGGCCAGCATCAAGGATGTCCTGGATAGCGAAGGGTGAGCAAGACAGCGCATTGAGCTTAGCACGCTTAGCACCTCATGCtcaaactgaatgttttttttcttatgtttgcctttgtgtttctaatagctgtttgacagcagctgctcGCTCATTATTAATGCTGCAGTTTCACCTCCTGGTACCTTTATCTCCCCAGGTACCTTCTGTTTTACCACAAACAGTTCCTGGAGTACGAGTAGTTCCCTCCGTCAGCACGGCCTGCAGGAGGAGACGAGGGATGATGCAAGGATTACAGTAGTTGCATGGGAAAAAGGTAACAGAGTGATGAGAGAGGcctggaaacagaaaacacaagcctacctgaatcactcttaagtCGCTACTTTACTCCAACACGGAACCACCCTTACTACATACTAATCTGTCTCCACTGTAACGACATTCGAGGGAGAGCTGCGCAGGATAGTGCGAGatccaaacaaaaagaaaggagTTTGGAGATTTGTATGTGCCCTGAAGGAATATTGCAGActtgcaaatgttttttcactTGAATTTAAAGAAAAGTAGAAGGAATCAGCTGTGATAATCTTCTATAAGAAAGAAAGTACCGCAGAATCGGTCTGTACTCCCGACTACTACTTTTTCTCTTTCGGAAGGGCAGGAGGTTCTTTAAACCTTAGTTTTCCCCGGGGGAAGGTTTACGTGATCACAAATGCTGTTCCTCACCAAAGTCCTGTTTCATGCTCGCGCAGCTGCATTTAGCATCACCTGAATGCACTAAGCAGTGGAGTCGCAGCCTTCCACAGGGGTTCGGGGCTCTGCTTTAGCCAAGaacgtgcttttattttttattttttttctctctcactaaACTGGCAACTTTCTGGACACAAGCACACCTGTCTGACGCAACCACACTCCTCCAAATGACCAAATATTTCAAGGATGGAAGTTGTCTTATTATGCATTTTTGCTCAGAATGCaaagagtgaagaagaagaaaaaaaaggtcaccTGGTATCAAATGGTATTATGAACATtgtacagagagagacagttaaTTCCATTCATTACTCGTGACTTTGTCGTTGTCGGATACCTTTAGGAAACCCTTTCTTTAACAAGGACGAGTACGCAAAGGATGTGTTGTTCTCTGCCTCTCATGCTGCTTCCAACAGTCACGGGTGGGGGGAATGAATTACACAGTGAATATATTTTTATACATactgtaattaaaatgtttgtttacagttttgCATTCTCCCTAAACTCTCGCATTGTTCGTCCGTGTTACGTTGTGCCGTCAGTCACGTTTTTTTTGTACACACAGAAGCAAAACAGTGCTGACGACGGTCATGAAACGGCTGCTATGGCGGctaaattttactttttttttctcgtaATTTAACATCGATTTGGCTCCTTTTTGCCACATTTCTTTGGCGTTACAGAGGCATATTCTCCACGTGCAAGATACGTTGTCGTGATGCTGTTTCAGGTAAACGgcacaaaagaaatgaaacaaaag includes:
- the LOC139350237 gene encoding ubiquitin carboxyl-terminal hydrolase 22, which encodes MSPAGCPHVNSFKVDNWKQNLRVIYQCFVWSGSAETRKRKAKSCICHMCGAHLNRLHSCLYCVFFACFAKKHIHEHAKSKRHNLAIDLLYGGIYCFMCQDYIYDKDMEQIAKEEQRKAWKMQGIGEKYSTWEPTKRELELLRHNPKRRRITSNCTIGLRGLINLGNTCFMNCIVQALTHTPLLRDFFLSDRHKCEMQSNSCLVCEMSQLFQEFYSGHRSPHIPFRLLHLVWTHARHLAGYEQQDAHEFLIAALDVLHRHCKDDNGKKANNPNHCNCIIDQIFTGGLQSDVTCQVCHGVSTTIDPFWDISLDLPGSSTPFWPLSPGGDGSALNGESHTTGATTLTDCLRRFTRPEHLGSSAKIKCSGCHSYQESTKQLTMKKLPIVACFHLKRFEHSAKLRRKITTYVSFPLELDMTPFMASSKESRMNGQYQQTVDPFNNDNKYSLFAVVNHQGTLESGHYTTFIRQHKDQWFKCDDAIITKASIKDVLDSEGYLLFYHKQFLEYE